Proteins co-encoded in one Candidatus Cloacimonadota bacterium genomic window:
- a CDS encoding Ni/Fe hydrogenase subunit alpha, giving the protein MKKVIVDHLARVEGDGGIYVELDGEELKKVEVKIFEGPRLIEALAIGKLPEEVVSFTPRICAICTVSHKNASIRAIEKALNFQEQEKTHYLRELMHLGEIIESHSLHIFALALPDYFGYPNVIAMADKHKDIVIKALTLKKFGNKIMQVINGKFIHGENATIGGFGKFPSNDDLLEIKKEAKESILFMSVAMDIIGELELPDHLEEETIFACCNPENNKFGFWGDEIIFSNGTTISCRKYKENLVERVVPHSFAKRSLYKDKPFTVGALARLNCIGDRLKGKAAEYFNKYKNERWLKNPLYNNLAQAIEIIYCLEQILKLVDILLKLPNPEFEKPKKTKGRGVGTVEAPRGLLVHDYSFNKGYVTEANIITPTAYNLDDIEKYIGNSALNLNKQGYSEDKIAFELEKIVRAYDPCISCATHLVNVVKR; this is encoded by the coding sequence ATGAAAAAGGTTATAGTTGACCATCTAGCAAGGGTTGAAGGAGATGGTGGAATATATGTTGAATTAGACGGAGAAGAACTAAAAAAAGTCGAAGTCAAAATTTTTGAAGGACCCCGTTTAATCGAAGCTCTTGCAATTGGAAAATTACCCGAAGAAGTTGTTTCATTCACTCCCAGAATTTGTGCAATATGTACAGTTTCCCATAAAAATGCTTCTATTCGAGCAATAGAGAAAGCACTAAATTTTCAAGAACAGGAAAAAACACATTATCTGCGGGAATTGATGCATTTAGGTGAAATAATCGAAAGTCATTCACTACATATTTTTGCACTTGCACTTCCTGATTACTTTGGCTATCCAAATGTAATTGCTATGGCAGATAAACATAAAGATATTGTTATAAAAGCTTTAACTCTGAAAAAATTTGGGAATAAGATTATGCAGGTTATCAATGGTAAGTTCATTCATGGTGAAAATGCAACTATTGGCGGTTTTGGTAAATTCCCGAGTAACGATGATCTCCTTGAAATAAAAAAGGAAGCAAAAGAATCTATACTCTTTATGTCAGTGGCAATGGACATTATTGGTGAATTAGAACTTCCAGATCATCTCGAAGAAGAGACGATTTTTGCATGTTGTAATCCTGAAAATAATAAATTCGGTTTTTGGGGAGATGAGATTATTTTCTCGAATGGAACTACAATTTCCTGCCGAAAATATAAAGAAAATTTAGTTGAGAGAGTTGTACCACATTCTTTTGCAAAAAGATCGCTATATAAAGATAAACCATTTACTGTTGGGGCATTAGCAAGATTGAACTGTATCGGAGACAGATTAAAAGGGAAAGCTGCAGAATATTTCAACAAGTATAAAAACGAAAGATGGTTGAAAAATCCCTTGTACAATAATCTAGCACAGGCAATTGAGATAATTTACTGTTTGGAACAAATTTTGAAACTTGTAGATATTTTATTAAAACTACCAAATCCTGAATTTGAAAAACCTAAGAAAACTAAAGGCAGAGGAGTTGGAACTGTAGAAGCTCCAAGAGGTCTGCTTGTACATGATTATTCTTTTAATAAAGGTTATGTAACTGAAGCAAATATTATCACCCCAACTGCATACAATCTTGATGATATTGAAAAATATATCGGAAATTCTGCTTTGAATTTGAATAAACAGGGATATAGTGAAGATAAGATAGCGTTTGAATTGGAAAAAATTGTACGAGCGTATGATCCTTGTATCAGTTGTGCTACTCATTTAGTTAATGTTGTTAAAAGGTGA